One Lycium ferocissimum isolate CSIRO_LF1 unplaced genomic scaffold, AGI_CSIRO_Lferr_CH_V1 ctg383___fragment_3, whole genome shotgun sequence genomic window carries:
- the LOC132044205 gene encoding ETHYLENE INSENSITIVE 3-like 3 protein has protein sequence MAVMDEIGVDISSDIEMDDIKCDNIEEKDVSDEEIDPEELEKRMWKDQIKLKRLKEKQKLAARQAAEKQNNKQVTDQARRKKMSRAQDGILKYMLKLMEVCNARGFVYGIIPEKGKPVSGSSDNLRAWWKEKVKFDKNGPAAIAKYEAECLARGEGIGSQNGNSQSVLQDLQDATLGSLLSSLMQHCVPPQRKYPLEKGVSPPWWPTGSEEWWAKAGLPKGQKPPYKKPHDLKKLFKVGVLTAVIKHMSPNIAKIRRLVRQSKCLQDKMTAKESSIWLAVLSKEESILQQPTSENGSSGIEAPARNRGEKKKPSVSSDSDYDVDGPDDGIGSVSSRDETRNQQLDVRPLNVVPQSHQSTEQGDGRHRRRKKRARSNPTELQTQPSLVHFDEHSNTLPDRNGSETLLAVENDTESQLGLPLQDSNLSLVPSANVLPTEDTYIGAGPSLYPMSQNSTAVPYESGVHIESQDSIVQHQFQGTNDGPQISLSHYGPPNNGLPYGPQNSVVHTELQVSQFSNFNQPPVYHSYSSGEFGSTHEEHGSQLACNELQITPRDSGVGSSLHGSGNDISGDVFQNNHEMPFESSLPIGSPYATLGSPFDLGLDVQSHFDNADYDLEFDKELMSFFAS, from the exons ATGGCTGTGATGGATGAAATTGGAGTCGATATCAG CTCGGACATTGAAATGGATGATATAAAGTGCGACAACATAGAAGAAAAGGATGTCAGCGATGAGGAGATTGATCCCGAAGAATTGGAGAAACGGATGTGGAAGGACCAAATCAAGCTCAAGCGGCTCAAGGAAAAACAGAAACTTGCAGCCCGGCAAGCTGCCGAGAAGCAGAACAATAAACAAGTTACTGATCAGGCTAGGCGGAAAAAGATGTCAAGAGCTCAAGATGGGATTTTGAAGTACATGTTGAAGCTCATGGAGGTCTGCAATGCTCGAGGATTTGTTTATGGCATTATTCCTGAAAAGGGTAAACCTGTGAGTGGTTCGTCAGATAACTTAAGAGCTTGGTGGAAGGAGAAGGTGAAGTTTGATAAGAATGGTCCCGCTGCAATAGCCAAGTACGAGGCAGAATGTCTCGCAAGAGGAGAGGGAATAGGCAGTCAAAACGGGAACTCACAAAGTGTTCTGCAAGACTTGCAAGATGCTACCTTGGGATCCCTTTTGTCTTCTTTAATGCAACACTGTGTTCCACCTCAACGGAAGTACCCCCTGGAGAAAGGTGTCTCGCCACCGTGGTGGCCTACGGGGAGCGAGGAATGGTGGGCTAAAGCGGGACTACCTAAAGGTCAGAAACCACCATACAAAAAGCCGCATGATTTGAAGAAGTTGTTCAAAGTTGGTGTTCTAACTGCCGTCATTAAGCATATGTCGCCTAATATTGCGAAGATCAGGAGATTAGTCCGCCAATCGAAGTGTTTGCag GACAAGATGACTGCTAAGGAGAGCTCAATTTGGTTGGCTGTTTTAAGCAAAGAGGAATCAATCCTCCAGCAACCAACCAGTGAGAATGGGTCATCTGGCATAGAAGCACCAGCTAGAAACCGTGGTGAAAAGAAGAAACCTTCCGTAAGCAGCGACAGTGACTATGATGTCGATGGCCCCGATGATGGTATTGGCTCTGTATCGTCTAGAGACGAGACGAGAAATCAACAGTTGGATGTTCGTCCTCTAAATGTCGTTCCTCAATCTCATCAAAGTACGGAGCAAGGAGATGGACGTCATCGAAGGAGAAAAAAACGTGCTAGGTCAAACCCTACCGAGCTACAGACTCAACCATCTCTGGTACACTTTGACGAGCATAGTAACACATTACCTGATAGAAACGGTTCAGAAACACTATTGGCTGTAGAGAACGACACAGAGAGTCAATTAGGGTTACCATTACAAGACTCAAACCTATCATTGGTTCCATCAGCTAATGTGCTCCCTACAGAGGATACATATATAGGCGCTGGTCCATCACTTTATCCGATGTCTCAAAATTCTACAGCAGTCCCTTATGAATCAGGAGTGCATATTGAAAGTCAAGATTCTATTGTTCAGCATCAATTTCAAGGCACAAATGATGGACCACAAATTTCTCTATCGCATTATGGACCTCCAAACAACGGGTTGCCTTATGGACCCCAGAATTCTGTTGTACACACTGAACTACAGGTGTCTCAATTTTCTAACTTCAATCAACCTCCTGTATATCACTCTTATTCTTCAGGTGAATTTGGGTCGACACATGAGGAACACGGTTCCCAGTTGGCGTGCAATGAACTTCAGATTACGCCAAGGGATTCTGGAGTCGGTTCATCACTTCACGGAAGTGGAAATGATATCTCTGGAGACGTGTTTCAGAATAACCATGAAATGCCTTTTGAGTCTTCACTTCCTATTGGCTCGCCCTATGCTACACTAGGCAGCCCATTTGACTTGGGGCTTGATGTCCAAAGTCATTTTGATAATGCTGATTATGACTTAGAATTTGACAAAGAACTCATGTCATTCTTTGCCTCGTAG